The Dermacentor variabilis isolate Ectoservices chromosome 4, ASM5094787v1, whole genome shotgun sequence genome contains the following window.
TGAGGAGATCTTCGAAACCTGTATACGGACTGCATGTTATAGACAGGCAAACAGAAGTGTTGTCTTGTCTGTCCTTCTGTAATCTTTGTGTGTGTGATAGTGTGCTTCAAGATCTGTTCAACAAGCACCGCAATATTTTCATTACTTTAGTTATGAAATGTTGATTTTTCACCGTTGCCACTAAAATTTTAATTATTTACTGTAATGTTGGGCACATTCATGGTGATATCCACTAATAAGGCATTGTATTCTGCCTTATGTACTGCCCTGCCTCCTCCTTTCCCTCTTCCTCATGCATGACACTGTAGAATTAAGTAATGGAAGCCTCCAATTTTCACTACGTTCACAGCATTACTGCGTTCTTGGATATCGTAGCTTGTGTGCTCGAAATAAATAGGTTTTTTAAGGATTCTTATATATGCACGTAATTCACACGCACATAATTCCTTGAGCATGAAAATGTGGTAACAAATAGGCTACAGTGATTTATTGAGTGTCTATTGCAAGAGGAGCGTTGGGAGGTCTTTTCGATATGTTGCAGGGTTTAAATGCTCCAGCAAGAATGAAATAAATTATTGTCATTTCTTTCTCATAGCTGACCATTTGTTACCATAAAGGGTGTTAAGAAATTGAACGTTAAATATGTGCATTATGCTTACCGAAGTTACAACCCCGAAAATTTCCAGAAGATGAATGCGCATGCGACACAGTGTTTATAGACTTCAGATTTAACAATTCTTATAGATTACAATAACTTATAGATTTTAACAATTCATAGGGTTTCACATAGAACAGGTAAACGGGGGAACTACTATTCGACAATTTTACGTTCAACGAGTAtgaacacacgcgcgcacataaaTACACTCATTCTCATGCTTTAATGTATACTCACGGAGAACTGAAATCCCAGATGAAGAGTCGGGCGGAAGCTCCTACATGCTGTATTAGGTGGTAAATATGAAACGCTGAATGACAGCTAATGCAACCGTTCACGCGCCAGCTACCAAAGAAGTTGATCAGCGGCTCTATTATGTCATGTTTCGTtttatttagtttttcttttcgttGGTTATTTGCCGGTATATGACCATTCATTGCGGCGGTTGTTAAGAAAGCAACGCAATAAAAGGAGAAGGATGTTTACATGATACAACCCTTCTGCTTGTAAGCTTAATTAATTTAGAATATAATTGGTTGCCTAGCTAACAGAACACAATGGTAAAAAATCGGAAAATGTCACAGAGGTTTCTAGTTTAACTAGCTGGTTCGTTTAAGCTGCGCTAAGTTCTTATGGCTCTCAATTCCACAAGATATGTAGGAATGCTGAACGGTACGAAGCTCAAGCATCTGGTGACCTAAGCACACTGCTTGGAAATAGCTGCTTTCCACTAGAGTCTTGGGCTTTCAAAGTTCATGTGTACACTTTTTTCAACGTCGAGCAGCATGTTCACACCACGAAGCATTGGAACTTTATAGCGTTTACCCATTCTGTAGTTTTCGCAGGCACCTGTACGTGCTTTTTAAAGTTTTGTTTTGTCTAacctaataataaaaaataaacatgcaaAACCGTTTAAGAACTTTCAAATCTGTATAATACATCTGTGTTTGAGCCTTGCATTGGGGGAACTTGGTAATAGCGCTGCGCAATATGGCGCCACGTGTTATGCAATGACAGTTAATTATCGAATGTGTCACAAACGCGCTGGTGTTGGCGTCATTTGAATGGAAACAAAGTAACAACTAGGAATCCGTGCTgaggaaaaataatttttaaactcAACTTACTAAACAGATGTTGACAACGTCGTTTTTCATGCGAGGGATAAATGACAACATCAACCACTTCAATATGCTCATTCGCTCCGAAAATTCTAGACACGCAATTACAGAgccatatacatatacatatcacAAATATATCTTTCACTCCTGCCATGTTACGTAGGCACACAATTGCCTCGAAATGTGACATTTCGCATACAACGATGCAGGTCGTTTTGATTCTCTCAACGAGCACTGGTGAGCTACTGTACAATGTCTTCAAGAACACTGCCAAATTTCTACAGGCATGCTTCGTAATGAAACAAATAAGCACGTAGACATGCATGAAACGTAACACATAATGAGCACCACAGTTATTTAACAGCTCAACTCTTATAGTTGAAATGGCGTCCGTCGGGTGTTGAAGGCACCGCATTTTTTCAAAGGGTGTACTCTTATTATAGCTGCTGTTGATCAGCTGAAGCGATATGCGAGAGACATTTCGTAATCTTGAAAACATTTTCACGCACATAAGTTTGGTTAATCGGCATTGATATAGACTCGGTCAATTAATGTCCCACGCATTCTTGAAAGTTCTTTACCATAATGAAATGGCAAATGTTTATTCTCCAGAGACAACAATTCCCGCTAAGAGGCGTAACGTTGTGCGTATCTGGAGCGCTTACTCAAATTACCGAATTCAAGTATGTACTCACGGAAGCTACGTTTGGGAAACTTTAATTCACATACGTTACTACGAGACATATACACGAAAGTGCTTAGTTCTTAATTACTATCAGCTGTCTTAAAATTTTCCATTCGGTATGAGACTGAAAGAGCTTCGCCTGCTGACGAGGCTCAACCAACGAAAGCAACCTCCAATAGTCAATGCGCTGTTTGACAATTGTATATGTCAAACTGTCCTTGCCACGGCTGTTAAGCGTTACAACTTGGAAGACACCTCGACGCTGTTCAACGCTGTCACAAAGGAAATGCGTcataaacatttctttcttttttcggccaGCATGCTCAAAAAGCGGCCGGCACCAACTGACTGATTACCCAAAGCACGAAAGTGTTTCACATAGGGACTGTGTCGCACCATGGCCGAACCATTTGTCCTCAAGTTTACGTTACGGGTACGTGTACCGAATGAAAACCTTCCAACAGCACTGTTGACCTATCGTGAGCTCAGCTGCGCCGACGGCAGAGGATCTTGAGAAAGGCCTTCCGAAAGTCATTGTTGAACACGGTGTAGATGACGGGGTTCAGAGCAGAGTTCACGTAACCCAGCCAGGTGATGAAGTTTACCGTCTTTGGTGCGATGCTGCACTGCGGGCAGAAGGGCAAGATGACGTACATGAGGAAGAAAGGAAGCCAGCACAGCACAAACACTCCCATGACAATGCCCAGCACACGGGCCGCGCGCCGCTCCTTGGAGAGTGAGATGCGCTGACGCTCTTCCATGTACTGCTTCACGTTTGGAGAGGCCCTGCACGGGCCCAGTCTAGCAGCACCGTTGCCACCGTTCTGCTGGGTCTTTCCGCGGACGTCCGGAATGTCGTCCGTGCGGATCGCGGTCACGCTGTCCATGTCCGGATCGATTGGGCTTTGCTCGGTCTGCGGAGAGTCCGCCGACGAGTTCTCGTGCGCGGCaggtggcagggactgcagcgcTGACGGCTTCACCTGCGTTAGAGTTTCGTAGTGGATCAAAATGAAAAGGCGGCATTTTATTGACACTGTGATGTTCGGTAACATTGTGGATGACTTTGACACCTAGCACCAGCATTATAACTTAACTGCGCAGTATTCGGTGTGCTTTGGGCTGCCTGCGCGTTAGCTGAATTATAACCCTTTCAGTCATGGCGTACATGTTTGTAAATGCGAGTTGTTTTTCCCGTTACTGTGCAGTTGTTGCATGGAATAgacaacgaacattaagcttcgCGTAGCTTGAACTTGATGCTTTCCTATAGTACACCCATTTCCCTTCTGAGTGAAATGCATCACTTCAGACGACCGCTTTGGTGTAGGCACTGCCGTGTTTGACGGGACGTCTAAAGTGTGGTGCTTCGGTAGTAATTGCGGCAGATAATTTCTTCCCTCGTTGTGATGCTTGTATCCAATAATTAATCTGTGCATGTAATTCCAATGGGAGATTAAATATTTTTAAtcaagaaacgtagcatgactggCTGCACAATATATGAATATTTAAATACTTTGTAATTATGACGGATCACTGTAAAAACAGAGAGTCATTCTTCCACCTtgagttgctttctttatggagtctTCAACACCTTAGcgtaaaattatgtaaatttcacacatttatcgacagtcgaCCGTAATTCATGACTGAAGGGGATAATAAAAAGCTTGACAACCCCGTCTGCGGTAACAATATTACCTGTCATTTTTCTACGAACAAGAGTCCAACCAATGATTTGTTCGTATGTAACATCAAACATATCACTTGGTAAAAAAAGGGCTGCGTTAACACGAACGATATAGTTTGCCTGTTTTTCAATGACAATAATACAAAGCCAATGATTTGGGATACGAAAAGACTTGCGCTAAGACTTTCGTAAAGCGAACGTGTAAAAGGCAACAAATGAAATGCTATGTATTCGTATGTGCGCGTaactaacaaaaaagaaagcaaataaactTCCTATCTCTACAACACCTGTCCTTCTTTAGTGACCGAGTTCTTCCTCGTGATGACGGGATGATACTATTTAACTACACCTCATTGTTGTTCCTATAGAATGTAAACGTATAGGAGACCTCGTCGAATCATTTAGCACTTGAGCATCAGTTCAAGAAAATGTTTAGGCTGACGTGACAGATAGCGCTAGCAGATAATGGAACTAAGCCAAGGATGGTATAATGCAAAGATTTGTATTGCTCGATTCAAGTTCTTTCTTATGATCCAGCTCTCAAGTCCACAAAATCCCGGGTCATAACAAAAGCGAAGTGTCTCTCAGGCAGCCAgcgaagcaagaaaagaaatagacATTGGAATGAATCGTTACATCATTCCGGCCCAAGGTACTCTGCTACAGTCTCTTTAGGAGCCAAAACAGCTGTTTCCAAACTCAAAACCAATAGTTCAAGGAATCAAAAGCCTGCCGACACGTAAAACGCCGTGAGATTGACCTGTAGTGTGGCCGCCACTGCCTTGGCACGCTTGCGGAGCCGTCGCCTGGTGGCCAGGTAGATTTTGAAGTACACGATGGTCATGATGAGCAGGGGCGCGAAGAAGGAGCCAGTGGCCGAGTAGAGCACGTAACCGCGCTCCTCGGTCAGCTGGCAGGGTGACGTCTCGTCGAACTGTTCGGGCCAGTCGTTCCAGCCAATCAGGGGCGGCACCGAGATGAGCGCGCTGATGGCCCACACCAGCACGATGGAGAGCAGCACCCGTCGCAGCGTGCGCTTCTGCGCATAGTTGATGGGGTCGTGGATGGCCCAGTATCGGTCCAGCGCTATGGCGCACAAGTTGAGGATGGACGCCGTGCAGCACAGAACGTCGCAGGTGAGCCACAGCTCGCACATGTGCAAGCCGAACACCCACCGACCCATAATGGAATAAGCCACGTTGAAGGGCATCACCAGGAGTGCCACTGCAATGTCGGCGACGGCGAGAGACACAATGAACATGTTCTGCACGCTGCGAAGAGGCCTGTAGGTGAATATAGCGAGCACGACGAGTACGTTGCCGAACACCGTTCCGGCCACGATGGCCGAGAGTACCAACACAGTGGCCACGGCTTCCGGGAGAGGCACGGCGATCGATAGGACGGCGTCTCCAGCTCCTGCAACGCCGCTACCACCAGCGGCCACGACAGAGTGATCGGGCGTTCCCGTGATGTTCGAGTCGTTGGTGTCGACCATGAAGGGGGCGAGACCCGAAGATGTCGTGTTTTCAACTACATCAAACATGACGCTGCCGCTTAGAAATTGCGACACGACGGTGCTGCTCGGTGTGTCCATTAGAAGGCCCACGCTGGAAGTCATGGTTCAAGAGAGGAGTTTGCCGCTACTGGCTTCCACGAGGTCAACAGGCATGGGAATCtggaaagtgagaaaaaaaacgaaTGAGCACTTTATAAAATAAAGAGACGCACTTGGTATCACAGTAACATAGCTTTATACGTAGTTACTTACTTCAAGTGCATTTGTTGACGTACCTCAAAAAGAGTAGACGCAAAACAATAGTACAAATGAATCATTTATAAAAACCGAAGAAATTAGAAGATATGATCATATATTGAACCCTTTTTACCCCAGTAATACCGCTGCTGGTCGCAACTGTAGTAGCCATTACGCATGCGATGTTCTTACCTCGCACGCATCGCACGCATGATGCGAATGTGGTGGTTCCTATCCCAGCTGGGGTcagttgtgttttcatccactttcgatTAATgtacaatttctttatttcaattaataagtacaagtcaTAAcgcctatgttgttcttggtgtctgtatttgttggcttcttatgatatgacgaaTAAAAAAATTGGGCCGCTCTGTTTTttgcttacacacacacacacacacaaatatatatatatatatatatatatatatatatatatatataaagtaataTGGAGAgtgtcccatgtaacttgagccaagaccTTAAAAATGAAATGCGCGTcggtagcgagagagagagagagagagagagcagggacaggaaaggcagggaggtcaaccagaagagcacccggtttgctgccctacactggggtggggaaaaggggaatagaaagaggaaaaaagggagagagtaagcactgagtgcgtgtgggaaggacactatacacagggacattATAAACGGCCCCTTAAGCtagtgcacttcaagtattgcactagtgcacgaatcgctttccGTGCCAGAGACGGGTGTGGCCATGGTTCGAGTATCTTTGACCCGtggaacggtcttgagtccagtcggtgtaaagttgcccgcagagagaggcgttgtacatggtagcgagggcaggtacacaataggtgctagatggtttcctcgcactcacagaagtcgtacatcgggctcGCGGTCATTCCCtaacgataggagtatgcgttcgtgaatgcCATTCCCAGCCACAAGCCTCACAGCACGGTTGTTTCACctcgggaaaggctagatggcagttgtagccgtagcgtggggtccagtttatgtaacgggcaattgaaggcactggaactccagagatcttgtgacttcttgcgtgcaagtaggcgaagttccctggcagcgtccgacctcgccaaagctgttggacgcgtctgggtatcttcgtgggcagaccggacAGCCTTATCAGCTAgattgttgccgacgatgccacagtgagcaggaatccattgaaatattatgttgtgCCCTCTTTGCAGTGCACGGTGATGCACTACTCTGATGtcggatatcatctgctcgtaagttatGAGATGTATGGCaaacttgatactgtgaagagctgcctaagaatcacaaaatacgacccagtTCTCtattggctcttcggtgacgtactaTCGGCCAagaaagtaaacggaccacggcttaggtggccggagcggctgcggggccacaccggggcgctgctatcgcgcTGCGCACGCTAccagccgtcgttagacatgttggtcatatcgtaGTCATTCGTAGTCATTATAAAGAATTTGAGTCGTTATTATTCATTACTCGTCATTACTAAGAAATCTTAGtaatttctaatgaattgtagccGTTACAATTcgtcattagacatattggtcatttcgttgtcattagtagtcattacaagtaatttcagtcatcattattcattactggtcattactaagtaATTTTAGTAATTTCTAATAAAATAATGCAGTTACATTTCatcattagacatattggtcattttgtaGTCATTAGTATTCACGAGAAGTCATTTCgctcattattagtcattactggtgattaataagcatttttagtcatatCTGTCAATTGTAGCCGTTAAATGTTGTCCtcagacatattggtcatttcatggtcattactggtcattacaactcatttcagtcgttatttgtcattactgctcactagtaagcatttttagtcatttgtaatcaattgtgttcattacaagccatcgttagacatattggtcatttcgtagtcgttattagtcattacaagccatcagTAGTCATTttacatttctagtcatttctaatcagttgtggtcattacaagccgtcgttagacatagtGGTCATTTCGCAGTCAttggtagtcattacaagtcattactagttattattaacctctaccaatctctattataacgttatcattcaccagctgtcactatcaatcatttttcattctttaatctgtctttaatctgtttTCAAATGGCGTGATAACGCTTCCGCGGTCTCTCAGGTGATCAGGTCTGCTggcacaaacttcaccatgagcctagaaaggctttcaccCTAAAGTTTGGTAATTAAACTTAAATTATGAGTTAGTTACGGGGAAAAAATATGCCTAAGTTACTATAGGCCAATGCGAATAGCATGCATTCCTATCGATTCGCTTCCGATGagcctttcatatttaaaatcttggctcaagttacgtgggtcaccttgtatatatataatattgtaaTAGACGTTGGCCTTCTTGGGACTACCATCAGATGCACTTCGTTCTCCGAAGAGGCAGGACGCGTGTCGAGTGCGTGAGCTGCTCAAGAACACTTTGCAATGCAGAGAACACGGTCTACATCATGGATCCAAGACCACAAAGACGTGCTAAGTGATGTTAACGCACTTCTCTTGCATTTACGTCTATATCACCACTGAAGTATTTCTTTTGGTGCTTTGACAAtcataatgctaacgcattaaaacaaTCTGCTTCGTGCCGTACTTCCACCATCAGTCACACAATCCTGGTAGCGAACTGAggtattttctttctctcccctcctccccctcccgccttccttaagaggaagctttagctcgggcccaactccgacgcggcctattcaaatacatgtaaaacgcaaaaacgtttttatgagataacccctggaccgattttgatgaaatttgtcgcatttgaaagagaaagttaaattctggtgactgttggaagcggaatttcgatttagggcttgcatttttctaaaacgattttcaaatatttcaccgtttgaaaaaatagaagcacgaagtttataaattcatagctctgcatcaagaaccgataacgcggttctgtaaacggcatccattagatcatttaaagcggacaaattcaatatgttattttacatcttacgtgaatttgttacgttggttacaacggttttgcaaaagttgtatttctctatgattaaattttgttttattcatgtgtaacatatcaattttgtccgctttagatgtactattagatgcaattcacagaattgtattatgatttttagtggttaagttacagagttgtaaagttcatagtttcgttttttgaaaatttttgatttttgccaatttttaataaaaaattgacaatctaactcaaaaattcgaaaccaacagtcactagattttgagtttgtcttttaaatgcaacaaaccttgtcaaatttggtgcagtggttgccgagaaaaacgaattctccttttacatgtatttagataggagcactcgagctaaagcttcctgttaaagcCCACCATAGCAATAAACGTTGAGGTGCCGTGTAGGCTATTCTCACGCGTAAGCTGCCCACCCAGTCTGTTTCGTGACGTGCGCCGTCGCGGCCTCAGCCATACTTTGGTGTCGCAAGAATGTAGTGCTGTTTTGCGAGAGTTCATACAAGCTAGCTTTCTACCAGACGACAAATTCTTCTTGCCTTTAAGTGAAGCGGGAAATAATGCTCCCCCGATATCACTGTCGCACTTTACTTCCGGATAGATGTTACCCTTCCGCACAGCTGATTCGCTGCGTGAGCTTACGAACAAAGCATGACGCTGCTTTCCAAACATTCAGTTGCAGTGCGGCGTCACACCCGGCAatcaatgtttgtttgtttgttatcgTCCAAAACGTCGTCGTTCAAAGAAGGCGTTCTTAATTGTAAACCGACCCGTTCGCACACTTCCGACCCGTTCACTTCCTAAACCTCATTGATTGCCGACAGGCGGCGCATAATTATCCAGTCGTTCTTGTTTCGCGTCCTTCCGCTTTACACCCACTAATTTGCGAGGATAACACAGCACTCATCTACGGAACATAACTGTTTGTTCTTTTTGGAGAAGCCTAACTCCTGCAAACAAGAAAGTGTTTTATTTCTTCTATGATACTGCTTAACACATTAGGCCTAAAATGTAATATTCCAGCTCACCTGCTGCTAGTGTAACTTGAATCCCCTCGTCAGTACTATGTGTGCTTCACGCGGAGTGAACTACAAGTCTGCACTCTAATAATGTTTGTGAATAGTATGCCTCTGCGCTAGCACCTAAAGTTCGCCCTTCAAACGCAGAAATTTGACTTACGCTTACTAAATAAGTGTTTTCATCTGTGTATTCCGTGTCCCAGAAATGTCGCGATGCAAGATTTATGTGATTCTGTATTATCCACCGAATAAACGTTATGGTGTTTGCgtgagtttgtgtgtgtgcgagccGGTGCGTGGAGATTGAGGGGGAGCGGGGCAATGGAGAGGCTGTGAGTAGTGGGCATTTCTGAATTTGTGTGAACGGACAGCAACTGTATATTCACTTCGTTTGTCGGCTCGGCGAGAGAAACGGTTTCATTATAGTTTTTACCTTTGAAGTGTCCGcaattcttttattcttttaggTGTTGCTTACTGCGCACCGTGCCCTCATTTCCTGGTAGCTTTGATTTTTTCTTCCTGTATTAGCTTATTTCCCACCGCATAATGCATCGCTGTGGAGCGCGTGGTCGTGGATGCGACTCTCGGCAGCGGTGGCCGCACTCAGATGGCGGCAAAACGCAAAAGCCTTTCGTGCACATAGAtgtatgtgcacgttaaagaattccaggtggccaaaattaaccctGAGCCCTCCGCTGTACAGCGTCTCGCACATATtcctttgggacgttaaacccgtCGAATTAATCAATCATCGCTGTGCAATTTACATCGTGACTCCCAATTCCAACTTTATCGCGTGTGTTCCTAATTCTGGCACCCTTCGCCGCTTCAATGCGCGCGACGAGAAATaagcaaataaacgatcaggcccAGATGCTCTTCCCGAACAATGAGTTTGCGCCGGAAATGCGCCGGCGATGGTAGCCCCTCaccgctcccctccccctctttacCGCAACTAGCCGACGCTTCCAGTCTGCGATCACTCACAGCGCACCAATGGCGGCCCTGCATCACAGGAGACAGCCAATCTACAAGCTGTCGGCCTGTCACAGCACTTTACCACACTACTTTATACTTTTCTTGGAACGTACGGCCTCATCCTGTGTTCGggatcattttttttcctcagcatCCGAGCCATGTGGCTAGTGCAAGTTTTCTTTTGGCCTGCGTGTTTACTGTCCGGGGTCATCATTTGGTCGTTCGGTTTCCATTAAATACCCACTGCGATGGAAGCgcataggaaaaagaaaaaggcgccaaTGTGGAACGGCCTTCTCTCCCTTCCGTTTCTGGGTTGGCCGCTGGCCATTCACTGTCCTTTCTGAGAGCCTCCGGGCACTTACGCCACGACTAATTGAAGCTGAAGTGCCCCAGAAGCAGCACAATGCGCTGCACGACAGGATATTGCAAAAAGGGAAGCCTCGTACTCTTGTGGTGCTAAATTTGTTTTTCATTCCCTCTCCATTTCTGGTACGCAGAAGCCTAACGACTTTTATTTTTACAGGCAATTGATGTACTGCTACATGTGCAGCTTTCCTTGAATGATACATTGGTCGCTTCATTCGCCGGAAAGGTTTTGTCAATTTCCATGTTTAACTCTAATGATTTCGAATGTGATGAGTAATTATTGCGGAAGCTTTCAATATTTGGGAAGGATGCTGTGGACGTATGCTAGTCAAAAGAAACCGAGATGATGCGACTTTGTACAGTCATTGTCGTGGTCATAAGACACATATGCGTTCACTTTGAGAATTCGTACCGGCTAACAGAGGAAGTCGTAGAAAGGGACGAAGTGCGGTTACGCTGCTGTCACGGTATTCGCGCGAATTTACAGAATCAATGTCTGTTGCTCGAAATGTGAGTGCGGGCTTGATGATTATTCTTCCTAATTGGAGCTAATAACCTGTCTGTTTAATGGTAAACGATTTATTCAAGGGATGCCGTCAAAACAATCCCAATTTAACCAGTCGCTCCTTGCCAGGTTGAACTGACAGTGCTATACGTATAGAAACACAAATACATTAACGCCAGGACAGCATCGTTGTATTTCCCACGTGGCCAAGGAAGCGAATATTCGAGTTACCAAGGTTAGGAAAGAACACTCAGTTTACGTACCATGTATTAATGGCAATTTAACGTTGCACTGCAGTCATGGCGTTGTAACTTGCTTTTCACAGAATACTATATTTCTGAACGCAGGGAAAGTGCCCAAAGTAGGTTCTCGGCCGCCAATAAGCGTCATCCTCAACTATGACTGTATGtccttaaatgtgaaaaaaaaacatctctgcTATCATTCCACCGACGTCACTCACAACCATCTTCAATATATCTAATCGGGCATGCAGAAATCGCTTCAGTATCAACTTACAAGTGTTTAGGCATCCATTTGACACCTGATCTAAATTGGTCTTTTCATATATCACAGGTTACTAACG
Protein-coding sequences here:
- the LOC142579302 gene encoding putative G-protein coupled receptor No18 yields the protein MTSSVGLLMDTPSSTVVSQFLSGSVMFDVVENTTSSGLAPFMVDTNDSNITGTPDHSVVAAGGSGVAGAGDAVLSIAVPLPEAVATVLVLSAIVAGTVFGNVLVVLAIFTYRPLRSVQNMFIVSLAVADIAVALLVMPFNVAYSIMGRWVFGLHMCELWLTCDVLCCTASILNLCAIALDRYWAIHDPINYAQKRTLRRVLLSIVLVWAISALISVPPLIGWNDWPEQFDETSPCQLTEERGYVLYSATGSFFAPLLIMTIVYFKIYLATRRRLRKRAKAVAATLQVKPSALQSLPPAAHENSSADSPQTEQSPIDPDMDSVTAIRTDDIPDVRGKTQQNGGNGAARLGPCRASPNVKQYMEERQRISLSKERRAARVLGIVMGVFVLCWLPFFLMYVILPFCPQCSIAPKTVNFITWLGYVNSALNPVIYTVFNNDFRKAFLKILCRRRS